Within the Candidatus Palauibacter australiensis genome, the region GTTCGAGTGCGAGAGCACGGCGAGCTTGGGTTGGCTCGTCGTCCCGGAGGTCGTGCACAGGAGCGCGGGATCGTCGTCCCGGACCGCCCCCAAGGCGGCAGTGTACTCGTGCGGCATCGCCTGGTCGCGCTCGCCCCCCCGCCGCTCCACGTCCGGAAACGCGAGCAGCCCGCGCGCCTCGTAGCGGCCCAGTCCGCGCGGATCGTAGTAGATGATGTAATCGAGGCGGGGCAGCGCCTCCCGGATCTCGAGCACCTTGTCGACCTGTTCCTGGTCCTCCGCGATGACGACGCGCGCCCTCGAGGCCGCGAGCAGGTACTCGAGTTCCGTGGCGACCGCGTCCTGGTAGAGGCCGAGGGGCAGCGCGCCGAGCGACTGCGCCGCCAGTTCGCCGATGACCCACTCGGGACGGTTGTCCCCCACGATCGCGATCCGGTCGCCGCGCTCGAGACCGAGTTCGCGGAGCCCCATCGCGAAATGGCGCACGCGCCGCGCGTATTCGGCCCACGTGGTGGTCTGCCAGATCCCGAACTCCTTCTCGCGCATGGCCACGCGCTCGCCATGGTTCGCCGCCTGCAACCGAAGGAGCCCCGGCAGGCTGCCGTCCACGAACCCGATGCTCACGGGGCGCTCACGAGATCGCTCACGGGGCGCTCACGAGGCTGCTCCGGGCGCCGTTTCCCCGTGGCCCAGGTACGCCTCGATCACGCGCGGGTCGGCGCGGATCTCGGCGGGTGGGCCTTCGGCGATGACCTGCCCGAACTCGAGCACGACCACGCGCTCGGAGATGTCCATGATCACGTCCATGTCGTGATCGATGACGACCGGCGTCGCACCCCATTCCTCGTGCACGTCGAGGATGAAGCGCGCCATCGACTCCTTCTCCTCGGAGTTCATGCCGGCCATCGGTTCGTCGAGGAGCAGGATCTCGGGATCGAGCGCCAGGGCACGGCCGAGTTCGACGAGCTTCTGCTGTCCGTAGGGGAGGTTGCCGACGATGGCGTGGCGGACCGGTTCCAGGTTGAGGAAGTCGATCACCTCCTCGACCCGCACCCGGTGCCGGATTTCGCGGCGCCGCTGGAGACCCCAGAAGAGCCCGCCCGAGAGGACCCCGCCCCGCATGTGGACGTGGCGGCCCAGCATGATGTTGTCGAGCGCGGTCATGTGCTTGAAGAGTTCGATGCTCTGGAAGGTGCGCGCGACGCCGAGCCGGGCGATCCGGTGCGGGTGGAGGCGGTGGAGCGCATGCGACCCGCCCTCCCCGTCCCGCAGCGCGATGGTGCCCTCGGTGGGGCGGTAGAGGCCGGAAATGCAGTTGAGCACGCTCGTCTTGCCCGCCCCGTTGGGGCCGATGAGCGCGAGGAGTTCGCCGCCGCGGATGTCGAGGCACACGTTCTCGAGCGCCGTCACGCCTCCGAAGCGGAGGGTGACGCCGTCCAGTTGCACGTTGGCTCGGCCGTCGGACTCGTTCATGTCGGCGCCTGCCGCGGCTCGGGACCGTTCGGGGAACCCCGGGGAAAACG harbors:
- a CDS encoding ABC transporter ATP-binding protein codes for the protein MNESDGRANVQLDGVTLRFGGVTALENVCLDIRGGELLALIGPNGAGKTSVLNCISGLYRPTEGTIALRDGEGGSHALHRLHPHRIARLGVARTFQSIELFKHMTALDNIMLGRHVHMRGGVLSGGLFWGLQRRREIRHRVRVEEVIDFLNLEPVRHAIVGNLPYGQQKLVELGRALALDPEILLLDEPMAGMNSEEKESMARFILDVHEEWGATPVVIDHDMDVIMDISERVVVLEFGQVIAEGPPAEIRADPRVIEAYLGHGETAPGAAS